In Treponema primitia ZAS-2, a genomic segment contains:
- a CDS encoding ABC transporter substrate-binding protein, with product MKSMSMSLRAALLMVLAFGLLAAPAFAKGAQAAAPTNDTFIYGLEGDPGNDINTITTSGRYDLTEERLLYSPLLNYFGPTDITWLLAESAEASADNKVVTFHLRRGVTWSDGVPFTADDVIFTYGHIIKAEYSNGREGLVYNGAPVEFVKLDDYTVEFHFPVFVSNILELAGNEHFVMPKHIYDGDATLDNNPKNQHPVGTGPYKLTEYVAGQHARFVANDSYFGGKPKIPNLVLQFVSDLNAAKLALRRGEIHALVLANADADSFKGSNVTIHAYPEDRVGYLIFNLLSPRVQDINLRKAVFFALNREEMNIGAYLSAEYFTNAVSFLPYSNPFYTDKLEKYDQNLQTARDFLAKVSNPPTLRLAYTANNVQQEVQAMVAQQNLKAIGITLELLAIDSTSLNNKNRDGTTDYDAYLGGYIMGIDPSSYASLFTSTGAYNYGRVADKTLDDFFSAGSVEPNAAKRLQIYQDAQRRLADLAYQYPIVTNKRLLGVTNNLGGVEDARLIPIYTFQDMSKLYFK from the coding sequence ATGAAATCTATGTCCATGTCTCTCAGAGCCGCCCTGCTGATGGTTCTGGCCTTTGGGCTGCTGGCTGCCCCGGCTTTTGCGAAAGGCGCCCAGGCGGCGGCCCCGACAAATGATACTTTTATCTACGGCCTTGAGGGGGATCCCGGTAATGATATTAACACCATTACCACCTCGGGCCGCTACGACCTTACCGAGGAGCGGTTGCTCTATTCGCCCTTGCTGAACTATTTCGGCCCCACTGACATTACCTGGCTTTTGGCGGAGAGCGCCGAGGCTTCGGCAGACAATAAGGTGGTTACCTTCCACCTCCGCCGGGGCGTAACCTGGTCTGACGGGGTGCCCTTTACAGCGGATGATGTGATCTTTACCTACGGACATATCATCAAGGCGGAATATTCCAATGGCCGGGAAGGGCTGGTGTATAACGGCGCCCCTGTGGAATTTGTTAAACTGGATGACTATACGGTGGAATTCCATTTCCCCGTTTTTGTGAGCAATATTTTGGAGCTGGCCGGGAACGAACACTTCGTTATGCCCAAGCATATTTATGACGGGGATGCCACCCTGGACAATAACCCCAAAAACCAACATCCCGTGGGGACAGGCCCCTATAAGCTGACCGAATATGTGGCGGGCCAGCATGCACGGTTTGTTGCCAATGACAGCTACTTCGGGGGGAAGCCCAAGATTCCGAACCTGGTGCTCCAGTTTGTGTCGGACCTTAACGCCGCCAAACTGGCCCTCAGGCGGGGGGAAATTCATGCCCTGGTATTGGCCAATGCGGACGCCGATTCCTTCAAGGGCTCCAATGTGACTATCCATGCCTATCCGGAAGACCGGGTGGGGTACCTGATCTTTAACCTGCTTTCGCCCCGGGTACAGGACATCAACCTCCGGAAGGCGGTTTTCTTTGCCCTGAACCGTGAGGAAATGAATATCGGCGCATACCTTTCGGCGGAATACTTTACCAATGCTGTTTCATTCCTGCCCTACTCAAATCCCTTCTATACGGATAAGCTGGAAAAATACGATCAGAACCTCCAAACCGCCCGGGATTTTCTGGCCAAGGTATCCAATCCCCCTACCCTGCGGCTTGCGTATACCGCAAACAATGTACAGCAGGAAGTGCAGGCCATGGTAGCCCAGCAGAACCTCAAGGCCATCGGCATTACCCTGGAACTGCTGGCCATTGACAGTACCTCTTTGAACAACAAGAACAGGGATGGTACCACCGATTATGACGCATACCTGGGGGGCTACATCATGGGGATCGATCCTTCCAGCTACGCCTCCCTCTTTACATCCACCGGGGCATATAACTACGGACGGGTGGCCGACAAAACCCTGGACGATTTCTTTTCTGCGGGCTCCGTAGAGCCAAATGCCGCTAAGCGCTTGCAGATCTACCAGGATGCCCAGCGCCGGCTGGCGGATTTGGCCTACCAGTACCCCATCGTGACCAACAAGCGGCTTTTGGGGGTAACCAATAATCTTGGGGGTGTGGAAGATGCGAGGCTGATCCCAATCTACACCTTCCAGGATATGTCCAAGCTTTATTTTAAATAA
- a CDS encoding ABC transporter permease produces the protein MLWYIGKRILQAVPMLFIICVLCFTLIQLAPFDAIDTITRPDMAPEVVAALKVRYGLDQSAPVQFITWVKRMFTGDLGYSIVNHQSVAYGLLSRLPNTVLLVLPSYTLALILSMVLGLLAGAGHGGKFDRVVDTLCSIGMATPTFWVAMMILYVFAYALNLFPILGMHTLGHESSFQDLLRHMVLPCTVLTAAFLPENIRYVRSSTITQYQEDYVTVQRAFGARRGQLLFGHVMKNVLFPVITRVGMALPMLVTGAFVTESIFSWPGVGTYFLTAIQGFDYPVIMVVLLFSSVAVILGNLLADICYCLLDPRIKSFK, from the coding sequence ATGCTGTGGTATATAGGCAAACGTATTTTACAGGCCGTACCTATGCTATTTATTATCTGCGTTCTCTGTTTCACCCTGATCCAGCTTGCCCCCTTTGACGCCATTGATACTATTACCAGGCCCGATATGGCGCCTGAAGTGGTGGCGGCCCTCAAGGTGCGGTACGGGCTGGATCAGAGCGCCCCTGTCCAGTTCATAACCTGGGTAAAGCGGATGTTCACCGGGGACCTGGGGTATTCCATTGTGAACCACCAAAGCGTGGCCTACGGCCTCTTGTCCCGGCTGCCCAATACAGTATTGCTGGTATTGCCCAGTTATACCCTGGCGCTGATCCTCTCCATGGTGCTGGGACTTTTGGCAGGGGCCGGCCATGGGGGTAAGTTTGACCGGGTGGTGGACACCCTCTGTTCCATCGGCATGGCGACCCCGACTTTTTGGGTGGCCATGATGATCCTCTATGTTTTCGCCTACGCCCTGAATCTCTTTCCCATTCTGGGGATGCATACCCTGGGGCATGAATCAAGTTTTCAGGACCTTCTGCGCCACATGGTCCTGCCCTGTACGGTGCTGACCGCAGCGTTTCTGCCCGAAAATATCCGGTATGTACGCTCCTCTACCATCACCCAGTACCAGGAAGATTATGTAACCGTACAGCGGGCCTTTGGCGCACGCCGGGGGCAGCTACTCTTTGGGCATGTGATGAAAAACGTGCTGTTTCCGGTGATTACCCGGGTGGGGATGGCCCTACCCATGCTGGTGACCGGGGCCTTTGTCACTGAATCAATTTTTAGCTGGCCTGGGGTGGGAACCTATTTTCTCACCGCCATCCAGGGCTTTGATTATCCTGTTATAATGGTAGTATTACTGTTTTCTTCGGTAGCAGTTATTCTGGGAAATCTTTTGGCGGATATTTGTTACTGCCTCCTTGATCCGCGTATCAAAAGTTTTAAGTGA
- a CDS encoding aryl-sulfate sulfotransferase, producing the protein MGFPRIYPSGTTVYNAERSWSGYTILPTAKGALLIDMRGNEVQLWAGLAGFPNKILPGGFVLGSSGSRHPRYGYQDQLDLLQVDWDGKVVWKYDQNETVEDPGLKSKQVARQHHDFQREGSTTGYYAPGFTPKTDSGNTLLLVHKNVENKDISDKPLLDDRFIEVDWSGKLLWEWLPNEHFDELGFDETARNLLYRDPDIVTSGRGDWLHINSLSTLGPNKWYDAGDQRFHPDNLIWDSRNANILAITDKKTGKIVWRIGPDFGLTEELRNLGWIIGQHHFHLIPRGLPGEGNLLVFDNGGWAGYGAPSGTSTYGLNDKHRDYSRVIEFNPLTLKIEWEYTAEKAGYTHSLENYRFYSPYISSAQRLPNGNTLITEGSDGRLLEVTPEKQTVWEYLNPYYYHALGGILNMVYRAYRVPYDWIPQLKVPSEGSIQAPDVKTFRVPGSVIGASPENIVNVAGRSPLA; encoded by the coding sequence ATGGGATTTCCCCGAATATATCCATCGGGAACGACTGTATACAATGCGGAACGCTCATGGAGCGGCTATACCATATTGCCCACTGCCAAAGGCGCCCTGCTCATCGACATGCGGGGTAATGAGGTACAACTTTGGGCGGGCCTGGCAGGCTTTCCCAATAAAATACTTCCCGGGGGCTTTGTATTAGGTTCCTCCGGATCCCGGCATCCCCGGTACGGCTACCAGGATCAGCTGGACCTACTCCAGGTGGACTGGGACGGAAAGGTAGTCTGGAAATATGACCAGAATGAAACGGTGGAAGACCCGGGCTTGAAGTCAAAACAGGTTGCCCGGCAGCACCACGATTTTCAGCGGGAAGGTTCCACCACGGGTTACTATGCACCGGGCTTTACCCCAAAAACCGATAGCGGCAATACCCTGCTCCTGGTTCATAAAAACGTGGAGAATAAAGATATTTCCGATAAACCCCTGCTGGATGATCGGTTTATCGAAGTAGACTGGTCAGGAAAGCTGCTCTGGGAATGGCTGCCCAATGAACATTTTGACGAATTGGGTTTTGACGAGACCGCTCGGAACCTCCTGTACCGGGACCCGGATATTGTAACCAGCGGCCGGGGTGACTGGCTCCATATCAATTCCCTTTCTACCCTGGGGCCCAACAAGTGGTACGATGCGGGGGATCAACGGTTCCATCCGGACAACCTGATCTGGGACTCCCGGAATGCCAATATCCTGGCCATTACGGATAAAAAAACCGGAAAAATTGTCTGGCGCATAGGGCCGGATTTTGGCCTGACCGAAGAACTGCGGAACCTGGGCTGGATTATTGGCCAGCATCATTTCCACCTTATCCCCCGGGGCCTGCCCGGTGAGGGAAACTTGCTGGTCTTTGACAACGGCGGCTGGGCAGGCTACGGCGCCCCCTCGGGAACATCCACCTATGGGCTTAACGATAAACACCGGGACTACTCCCGGGTTATCGAATTTAACCCCCTGACTCTCAAAATTGAATGGGAATATACCGCTGAAAAAGCAGGCTATACCCACAGCCTGGAAAACTACCGATTCTACAGTCCCTATATCAGTTCCGCCCAGCGGCTTCCCAACGGTAACACCCTGATAACAGAAGGCTCCGACGGCCGGCTCCTGGAGGTGACCCCGGAAAAACAAACCGTCTGGGAATATCTGAACCCATACTATTACCATGCCCTGGGAGGAATTCTCAACATGGTGTACCGGGCTTACCGGGTCCCCTATGACTGGATTCCCCAGCTTAAGGTCCCCAGCGAAGGGTCCATTCAGGCGCCGGATGTAAAAACCTTCCGGGTCCCCGGATCGGTGATCGGAGCGTCCCCGGAAAATATTGTCAATGTTGCAGGCAGATCGCCCCTTGCCTAA
- a CDS encoding aryl-sulfate sulfotransferase: MGHPTIYPTGVTVYSKDAAWNGYTVFTAPQGVLLIDQNGREVRLWKGLFGEPARILPGGFALGSTGKRSAQASASDNLDLVQVDWNGNIVWSFNHNEYVEDPGQVPRWIARQHHDYQREGSSVGYYAPGSEPRTDGGNTLILVNRNVYNPAVSGKTLLDNRIIEVNWEGKILWEWNAADHFEEFGFSEAAKNAIYRLPSEKTIEGGQGDWIHINAISTLGPNKWYDGGDQRFHPDNIIFDGRNVNILGIISRKTGKIVWKLGPDFDHTHLGQIIGQHHFHLIPKGLPGEGNFLVFDNGGWAGYGVPSGVAPYGAATERRDYSRILEFNPQTLEVEWQYTPAEAGFIIPLDAYKLYSPYISSAQRLPNGNTLITEGSNGRIFEITRDYKTAWEYINPYSRLQGRLQGNLVYRAYRVPYEWVPQLDHPVETDVAPLNISTFRVPGAAAGPGGKVTKIDGIDPQATKVLEDPYGATISGSSDEASNFCVVNSGSKNRESNS; encoded by the coding sequence ATGGGACATCCGACAATTTATCCCACTGGTGTTACGGTTTACAGCAAAGATGCGGCCTGGAACGGTTACACTGTTTTTACCGCCCCCCAGGGAGTACTGCTTATCGATCAAAACGGCCGGGAAGTCCGGTTGTGGAAGGGGCTTTTTGGGGAACCCGCACGGATACTGCCCGGTGGCTTTGCCCTGGGCAGTACCGGAAAGAGAAGCGCCCAGGCATCCGCTTCTGACAACCTGGATTTAGTCCAGGTGGACTGGAACGGCAATATTGTCTGGAGCTTTAACCACAATGAATATGTGGAAGATCCCGGCCAGGTTCCCCGCTGGATTGCCCGACAGCATCACGATTACCAGCGGGAGGGTTCTTCGGTTGGCTATTATGCCCCCGGGTCGGAGCCCAGAACCGATGGGGGAAACACCCTGATCCTGGTAAACCGGAATGTTTATAATCCTGCGGTATCCGGTAAAACCCTGCTGGACAACCGCATTATCGAAGTAAACTGGGAAGGGAAGATACTGTGGGAATGGAATGCCGCCGACCACTTTGAGGAATTCGGTTTTAGCGAAGCGGCAAAAAACGCTATCTATCGTCTTCCTTCAGAAAAAACCATAGAGGGCGGCCAGGGGGACTGGATCCACATTAACGCTATCTCTACCCTGGGGCCCAATAAATGGTACGATGGAGGGGACCAGCGCTTCCACCCGGATAATATTATCTTTGACGGACGGAACGTCAATATTCTGGGCATCATCAGCCGGAAGACGGGAAAAATCGTCTGGAAACTGGGCCCTGATTTTGACCATACCCATCTTGGGCAGATCATAGGGCAGCATCATTTTCATTTGATCCCCAAGGGCCTGCCCGGTGAAGGAAACTTCCTGGTTTTTGATAACGGCGGCTGGGCCGGGTACGGCGTACCCAGCGGGGTGGCCCCCTACGGCGCAGCAACAGAACGGCGAGATTATTCCCGGATTCTGGAATTCAACCCCCAGACCCTTGAGGTGGAATGGCAGTATACCCCCGCCGAGGCTGGGTTTATTATCCCCCTGGATGCCTACAAATTGTACAGTCCCTATATCAGTTCCGCTCAGAGGCTTCCCAACGGCAATACCCTGATTACCGAAGGTTCCAACGGCCGGATTTTTGAAATTACCCGGGACTACAAAACTGCGTGGGAATATATCAACCCCTACTCCAGGCTTCAGGGAAGACTGCAAGGAAACCTGGTCTACCGGGCCTACCGTGTTCCCTACGAGTGGGTACCCCAGCTAGACCATCCGGTAGAAACTGATGTGGCTCCTCTCAACATTTCTACCTTCCGGGTTCCCGGCGCAGCCGCCGGACCTGGGGGCAAAGTTACAAAGATTGATGGGATTGACCCCCAGGCAACAAAGGTCCTGGAAGACCCCTACGGGGCAACCATCAGCGGAAGCAGCGACGAAGCTTCCAATTTCTGTGTAGTTAACTCGGGTTCTAAAAACAGGGAAAGTAATTCTTAA
- a CDS encoding ABC transporter permease has protein sequence MENRQLQQFRGEFRRNRSLVPAAAFLLFVLLISVFSFLSPYDPDTIDVTRRFEQPSGDHWFGTDDLGRDYLTRILYGGRISLLVGVVAMLISTAIGVTVGIISGYAGGVVDNLLMRFIDILSSIPWMILVTVISIYLKPGLEAIILVIGLFTWMSIARLVRAETLSIKEREYVLYARAIHQKPLRIILRHILPGALPTIVVAATTGIANAIMIESSLSFLGLGVQQPVSSWGSMLNRAQAVLGRAPYMAIIPGLMIILTVYSFNTIGSVFRILAEPRSYRR, from the coding sequence GTGGAAAACCGGCAGCTACAGCAGTTTCGCGGGGAATTTAGGCGAAACCGCAGCCTGGTTCCGGCCGCAGCATTTCTGCTCTTTGTGCTGCTTATTTCGGTCTTTTCATTCCTTTCGCCCTACGATCCCGACACTATCGATGTTACCCGCCGCTTTGAGCAACCCAGCGGTGATCACTGGTTTGGGACTGACGATCTCGGCCGGGATTACCTGACCCGGATCCTCTATGGAGGACGGATATCCCTCCTGGTGGGGGTGGTAGCCATGCTGATTTCCACCGCCATCGGGGTGACCGTGGGTATTATCAGCGGCTATGCCGGGGGGGTGGTGGATAACCTTCTGATGCGCTTTATTGATATACTTTCCTCCATCCCCTGGATGATCCTGGTAACCGTGATCAGCATCTACCTTAAACCGGGTCTGGAGGCTATCATCCTGGTTATAGGGCTCTTTACCTGGATGTCCATAGCGCGGCTCGTGCGGGCAGAAACACTGAGCATCAAGGAACGGGAATACGTGCTCTATGCCCGGGCCATCCACCAGAAGCCCCTGCGGATTATCCTGCGCCACATCCTGCCCGGGGCGCTGCCTACCATCGTTGTGGCGGCAACCACGGGGATCGCCAACGCCATCATGATAGAATCATCCTTAAGCTTCCTGGGCCTGGGGGTGCAGCAGCCCGTGTCCTCCTGGGGAAGTATGCTCAACCGCGCCCAGGCTGTGCTGGGCAGGGCCCCCTATATGGCGATTATCCCGGGACTGATGATTATCCTTACGGTCTATTCTTTTAACACCATCGGCAGTGTTTTCCGTATACTCGCCGAGCCAAGGTCGTACCGGCGATGA
- a CDS encoding ABC transporter ATP-binding protein: MNLLEIRNLRCSLDMEGRRVEVVRGIDLSIKAGEILGIVGESGSGKTMTMRSVIRILPQNALVEADELSFNGLDLRVQTEKSLEDIRGSEISMIFQDPMTSLNPLKRIGDHITEVLLRHRDITMRAAREEAVALLERVGIPSAGERMRQYPHELSGGMRQRVLIAMALACRPRLLIADEPTTALDVTIQAQLLALIRTLQQKDNMAVALITHDLGVIAGVCHRVAVMYAGLLMETGDVETLFEQPLHPYTRALLRSVPVISQDRDSRSRLRAINGQPPSVLRPPPGCPFAPRCSETRPECSQSLPSMKEYAQDHCARCFNIPGGGL, translated from the coding sequence ATGAATCTTCTGGAAATACGGAACCTGCGCTGCTCCCTGGACATGGAAGGCCGGCGGGTAGAAGTTGTGCGGGGGATCGATCTCTCTATAAAAGCGGGGGAGATCCTGGGCATTGTGGGGGAAAGTGGCAGCGGCAAAACCATGACCATGCGGTCGGTGATACGGATATTGCCCCAAAATGCTCTGGTAGAGGCGGATGAACTGAGTTTCAACGGCCTGGATCTGAGGGTGCAGACAGAAAAATCCCTGGAAGATATACGGGGCAGTGAAATATCAATGATCTTCCAGGACCCCATGACTTCATTAAACCCCCTCAAACGGATTGGGGATCATATAACAGAAGTACTGCTGCGGCACAGGGATATTACCATGAGAGCGGCCCGGGAGGAAGCGGTGGCTCTGCTTGAACGGGTTGGGATTCCCTCGGCGGGGGAGCGGATGCGCCAGTACCCCCACGAACTCTCCGGGGGTATGCGTCAGCGGGTGCTCATCGCCATGGCCTTGGCCTGCCGCCCCAGGCTGCTGATCGCCGATGAGCCTACCACCGCCCTGGATGTAACCATCCAGGCTCAACTCCTGGCCCTGATCCGGACCCTTCAGCAAAAGGACAATATGGCGGTGGCCTTGATCACCCATGACCTGGGGGTAATCGCAGGTGTCTGCCACCGGGTAGCGGTGATGTACGCAGGGCTCCTCATGGAAACAGGGGATGTAGAAACCCTGTTCGAACAGCCCCTGCACCCCTATACCAGGGCGCTGCTCAGGTCCGTCCCGGTGATAAGCCAGGACAGGGACAGCCGGAGCCGGCTCAGGGCTATTAACGGGCAGCCCCCATCGGTACTGCGCCCCCCGCCGGGCTGCCCCTTTGCCCCCCGTTGTTCCGAAACCAGGCCCGAATGTTCCCAATCCCTCCCCTCCATGAAAGAGTACGCCCAGGATCACTGCGCCCGGTGTTTCAATATTCCCGGAGGCGGATTATGA